In a single window of the Zea mays cultivar B73 chromosome 5, Zm-B73-REFERENCE-NAM-5.0, whole genome shotgun sequence genome:
- the LOC109939871 gene encoding glutathione S-transferase T3-like, with product METAQTGMCIGSVESVHVSQFLQQRLEQETSHLEGEFDESTVRSLHHRVVPVTIEDQLAEDVPNGTQFDGTLDSRYYTNLLVNGIEESQATHSDVRIQHGRAIAKSSQGRSKNFTDEEDILLVSAWLNVGMDPIQGVDQTHGTLWRRIHEYFNANKKFDSNRSEVSLMNRWSGIQHDVNLFCGCLSRVEARNHSGWSINDKIANACVMFKAEEPKGKKFSYLHCWKILKDKPKRMDRRKEIGSAKKSATKKQKTTTNSSPASVANASVVDALLGGADHDEPSCRPDGKKKEKQKLRQRSSMEVVDYLIAKKKDSDLEKDLKKEERCNKAFALQEERIKLDKEKFAFQRQLEEDRIIGLDLSTMNYKQQQYYEDRQNEILARHFNI from the exons ATGGAGACAGCACAAACTGGGATGTGCATCGGATCTGTAGAGAGTGTCCATGTTTCCCAGTTTCTCCAACAAAGGCTGGAACAAGAGACAAGTCACCTAGAGGGAGAATTTGATGAATCCACTGTCAGATCGTTGCATCATCGGGTGGTTCCTGTAACAATTGAGGATCAGCTGGCAGAGGATGTGCCAAATGGTACTCAATTTGACG GTACCTTGGATTCTAGGTATTACACAAATCTCCTAGTTAATGGTATTGAAGAATCTCAAGCAACTCATAGTGATGTAAGAATCCAGCATGGTCGTGCAATAGCTAAGAGTTCTCAGGGTAGAAGCAAAAATTTTACAGATGAGGAGGACATTCTTCTTGTGTCAGCTTGGCTGAATGTGGGCATGGATCCTATTCAAGGAGTTGATCAAACACATGGCACATTATGGAGAAGGATACATGAATATTTCAATGCAAACAAGAAGTTTGACTCAAATCGTTCTGAAGTATCTTTAATGAATCGTTGGTCCGGTATTCAACATGATGTGAATCTGTTTTGTGGATGTCTGTCTAGGGTTGAGGCTAGGAATCACAGTGGTTGGTCAATAAATGACAAG ATCGCAAATGCATGTGTAATGTtcaaggccgaagagccaaaggGTAAGAAGTTTTCATACCTGCATTGCTGGAAAATCTTGAAGGACAAGCCCAAGCGGATGGATAGGCGGAAGGAAATTGGAAGTGCAAAAAAATCAGCCACTAAGAAACAGAAGACAACGACAAATTCTTCTCCAGCATCAGTTGCAAATGCAAGTGTCGTAGATGCCCTTCTTGGGGGTGCTGATCATGATGAACCATCATGCAGACCCGACGGTAAGAAGAAGGAGAAACAAAAGCTACGACAACGTTCGTCCATGGAAGTTGTAGACTATCTAATTGCAAAGAAGAAAGATTCTGACCTTGAAAAGGACTTGAAGAAAGAGGAGAGGTGCAATAAAGCCTTTGCTCTACAAGAAGAAAGGATCAAATTGGACAAAGAAAAGTTTGCGTTCCAAAGACAGCTCGAAGAGGACAGAATAATTGGTTTGGACCTTAGCACCATGAACTATAAACAACAACAGTATTATGAAGATCGTCAGAACGAGATTCTTGCAAGACATTTCAATATCTAG
- the LOC109939995 gene encoding uncharacterized protein has translation MESDDEFNQFVMNDLIDLSSSDDENDLFFDAAHVIVDGLVNHLGRIGSVEGHAVVHRDRLLHHALLYKDYFSDNPTFNSKTFRRRFRMRRPVFLRIMNVVEKHDNYFVQKRNAAGVLGLSSLQKVVAAFRMLAYGVPADALDEYIRIGESTALEALRKFVVAVVEVFGPECMRLPNEHDTTRLLAIGASRGFPCMLAEGEGPQVKYNINGHDYSMGYYLADGIYPSWATFVKTIPEPQGNKKKYFAKAQEACRKDVERAFGVLQSRFSIVRGPARLWDEDTLHDIMMACIILHNMIVEDERDEYGGEQVYNFDDMGQYLCNYDDMGQRVTVSHNSSPELDAFIQKYKNIKNKETHYQLKADLIEHLWQNHSELYKID, from the exons ATGGAGTCAGATGATGAATTCAATCAGTTTGTAATGAACGACCTGATTGATTTGTCATCTTCGGATGATGAGAATGATCTGTTTTTTGATGCCGCGCACGTGATCGTTGATGGTTTAGTTAATCATCTGGGACGAATTGGTTCTGTTGAGGGACACGCGGTAGTGCATCGTGACAGACTGTTACACCATGCTCTTCTTTACAAAGACTATTTCTCAGATAATCCTACGTTCAATTCAAAGACTTTTAGACGGAG GTTTCGGATGAGGCGACCTGTATTTCTTCGCATAATGAATGTTGTTGAGAAACATGACAACTATTTTGTGCAGAAGAGGAATGCTGCCGGTGTGCTAGGTCTATCTTCTCTTCAAAAGGTCGTTGCGGCTTTCCGTATGTTAGCTTATGGAGTTCCGGCTGACGctttggacgaatacattcgtatTGGTGAGAGTACCGCTCTGGAAGCTTTGCGAAAGTTTGTAGTAGCTGTTGTTGAGGTATTCGGACCAGAGTGCATGAGATTGCCTAACGAACATGATACAACTAGGTTGCTTGCAATTGGAGCAAGCAGAGGATTTCCATGTAT GCTTGCTGAGGGGGAAGGTCCACAAGTTAAGTACAACATCAATGGGCATGATTATTCAATGGGATATTATCTAGCAGATGGCATATATCCATCGTGGGCAACTTTTGTTAAGACCATTCCAGAGCCACAAGGTAATAAGAAAAAATATTTTGCAAAGGCACAAGAAGCCTGTCGAAAGGATGTTGAAAGGGCATTTGGGGTTCTACAATCTCGCTTTTCTATAGTTCGTGGGCCGGCTCGTTTGTGGGATGAAGACACACTCCATGATATTATGATGGCTTGCATCATACTGCATAATATGATTGTTGAAGACGAACGAGATGAGTATGGAGGAGAACAAGTTTACAACTTCGACGATATGGGACAATATCTTTGCAACTACGATGACATGGGACAAAGGGTGACAGTGTCGCACAATTCTTCACCTGAACTCGATGCATTCATTCAAAAATACAAAAATATCAAGAACAAGGAAACCCACTATCAGCTTAAGGCAGACCTGATCGAGCACTTGTGGCAAAACCATTCTGAGTTATATAAAATTGATTAA
- the LOC542073 gene encoding alternative oxidase AOX1 precursor translates to MSTRAAGSALLRHLGPRVFGPVFSPAVAPPRPLLALAGGGERGGALVWVRVRLLSTSAAEAKEEVAASKGNSGSTAAAKAEAVEAAKEGDGKRDKVVSSYWGVAPSKLMNKDGAEWRWSCFRPWEAYKPDTTIDLNRHHEPKVLLDKIAYWTVKLLRVPTDIFFQRRYGCRAMMLETVAAVPGMVGGMLLHLRSLRRFEHSGGWIRALLEEAENERMHLMTFMEVAKPKWYERALVLAVQGVFFNAYFLGYLISPKFAHRVVGYLEEEAIHSYTEYLKDLEAGKIENVPAPAIAIDYWQLPADATLKDVVVVVRSDEAHHRDVNHFASDIHFQGMQLKETPAPIEYH, encoded by the exons ATGAGCACCCGCGCGGCAGGATCCGCCCTCCTCCGCCACCTGGGTCCGCGCGTCTTCGGCCCAGTTTTTTCTCCGGCGGTCGCGCCGCCGAGGCCACTGCTGGCCTTGGCCGGCGGCGGGGAACGGGGCGGGGCGCTCGTGTGGGTGCGGGTGCGGCTACTGTCCACCTCCGCCGCCGAGGCGAAGGAGGAGGTGGCGGCGTCCAAGGGGAACTCAGGAAGCACCGCGGCGGCGAAGGCGGAGGCGGTGGAGGCCGCTAAGGAGGGTGACGGAAAGAGAGACAAAGTGGTGAGCAGCTACTGGGGCGTCGCGCCGTCGAAGCTGATGAACAAGGACGGCGCCGAGTGGAGGTGGTCTTGCTTCAGG CCATGGGAGGCGTACAAGCCGGACACCACGATCGATCTCAACAGACACCACGAACCCAAGGTGCTGCTCGACAAGATCGCCTATTGGACCGTCAAATTACTGCGCGTGCCCACCGACATATTCTTCCAG AGGAGGTACGGCTGCCGTGCTATGATGCTGGAAACAGTGGCGGCGGTGCCGGGGATGGTGGGCGGCATGCTGCTTCACCTGCGCTCGCTCCGCCGCTTCGAGCACAGCGGCGGCTGGATCCGGGCGCTGCTGGAGGAGGCGGAGAATGAACGCATGCACCTCATGACCTTCATGGAGGTGGCCAAGCCCAAGTGGTACGAGCGCGCGCTTGTCCTCGCCGTGCAGGGCGTCTTCTTCAACGCCTACTTCCTCGGCTACCTCATCTCCCCCAAGTTCGCGCACCGTGTCGTTGGGTACCTCGAGGAGGAGGCCATCCACTCATATACCGAATACCTCAAGGACCTCGAGGCCGGCAAGATCGAGAACGTCCCCGCGCCGGCCATTGCCATCGACTACTGGCAGCTCCCAGCTGATGCGACGCTCAAGGATGTGGTTGTCGTGGTGCGCTCCGACGAGGCGCACCACCGCGACGTCAATCACTTTGCGTCG